From Streptomyces sp. NBC_00775, one genomic window encodes:
- a CDS encoding DUF779 domain-containing protein, producing MDIVPRVELTPAATELLRRLREAHGPLMFHQSGGCCDGSAPMCYPDGEFRTGNSDVLLAELEVEGVEEPVTFWMSRSQYELWSHTRLIVDVVPGRGSGFSLEAPEGVRFLIRSRVVGA from the coding sequence ATGGACATCGTCCCGCGCGTGGAACTGACCCCCGCGGCCACCGAACTGCTGCGGCGGCTGCGAGAGGCCCACGGCCCGCTGATGTTCCATCAGTCCGGCGGCTGCTGCGACGGCAGCGCGCCCATGTGTTACCCGGACGGCGAGTTCCGCACCGGCAACTCCGACGTCCTGCTCGCCGAGCTGGAGGTCGAGGGGGTCGAGGAGCCGGTGACGTTCTGGATGTCGAGGAGCCAGTACGAGCTGTGGAGTCACACCCGGCTGATCGTCGACGTCGTGCCGGGCCGCGGGAGCGGCTTCTCGCTCGAAGCACCCGAAGGAGTGCGTTTCCTCATCCGTTCGCGCGTAGTCGGCGCCTAG